A DNA window from Halomicrobium mukohataei DSM 12286 contains the following coding sequences:
- a CDS encoding carboxypeptidase M32, which yields MATEADADDAETPDTYEQFRAHVEQLTYVGDAAGVLQWDQEVMMPDEGTPARSKQSAALSTLSHDLLTDDDVAEWLDELEGSDLDPEREAVVREIRRQHDRAAKVPSDLVQRISEATSNALPVWKEAKAEDDFEIYADTLEELVQLKREYAEAIDPDRDPYAVLFEEYEPYLGLDTAEAALEDLRDTLVPLIDDIKDSDVTLADPFAGGSYDEASQEDLVRSALDYLGYDWDRGRLDTAPHPFSTGTQFDARVTTRFDPEDPLGALSSTIHEFGHATYTLGLPDEHYGTPLGESRDLSVHESQSRLWENHVGRSRPFWEGFAPTVEDHLATSATPREYYEAANTVHPDNCIRVEADELTYHMHIVLRFEIERDLIHGDLDVSEVPQVWNDKMEEYLGVRPETDAEGCLQDIHWSHGSFGYFPTYSLGSVLAAQLFAAAEDDIGDLDGQLRDGEFDDLHEWLTDNVHSHGARYETDDLIEEATGEPFTADYFLEYAESKYRDLYDCYSNN from the coding sequence ATGGCAACGGAAGCCGACGCTGACGACGCAGAGACGCCCGACACCTACGAGCAGTTCCGCGCTCACGTCGAGCAGCTGACCTACGTCGGCGACGCCGCCGGTGTCCTCCAGTGGGATCAGGAAGTGATGATGCCCGACGAGGGGACACCCGCCCGCTCGAAGCAGTCGGCGGCGCTGTCGACGCTCTCGCACGACCTCCTGACCGACGACGACGTGGCCGAGTGGCTGGACGAACTGGAGGGATCGGACCTCGATCCCGAGCGGGAAGCGGTCGTCCGCGAGATTCGCCGCCAGCACGACCGCGCCGCGAAGGTGCCCAGCGACCTCGTCCAGCGCATCTCGGAGGCCACCTCGAACGCGCTGCCGGTCTGGAAGGAAGCCAAGGCCGAGGACGACTTCGAGATCTACGCCGACACGCTCGAAGAGCTGGTCCAGCTCAAGCGCGAGTACGCCGAGGCGATCGATCCCGACCGAGACCCCTACGCGGTCCTGTTCGAGGAGTACGAACCGTACCTCGGGCTCGACACCGCCGAAGCGGCACTCGAAGACCTCCGCGACACGCTCGTCCCGCTGATCGACGACATCAAAGACAGCGACGTGACGCTGGCCGACCCCTTCGCCGGTGGCAGCTACGACGAGGCGTCACAGGAGGACCTCGTTCGGTCGGCGCTTGACTACCTGGGCTACGACTGGGACCGCGGGCGACTCGACACTGCGCCACATCCCTTCTCGACCGGGACGCAGTTCGACGCCCGCGTGACCACGCGGTTCGATCCCGAGGATCCGCTGGGTGCGCTCAGTTCGACCATCCACGAGTTCGGCCACGCGACGTACACGCTCGGGCTCCCCGACGAACACTACGGGACGCCGCTGGGCGAGTCTCGAGACCTCTCGGTCCACGAGTCCCAGTCCCGACTCTGGGAGAACCACGTCGGGCGTTCCCGGCCGTTCTGGGAGGGCTTTGCCCCGACTGTCGAGGACCACCTCGCCACGTCGGCCACGCCCCGAGAGTACTACGAGGCGGCCAACACGGTCCACCCGGACAACTGCATCCGCGTCGAGGCCGACGAACTGACCTACCACATGCACATCGTCCTGCGCTTCGAGATCGAGCGGGACCTGATCCACGGCGACCTCGACGTGAGCGAGGTACCGCAGGTCTGGAACGACAAGATGGAGGAGTACCTCGGAGTCCGGCCCGAGACCGACGCCGAGGGGTGCCTACAGGACATCCACTGGAGCCACGGCTCCTTCGGCTACTTCCCGACGTACTCCCTGGGGTCGGTGCTCGCCGCACAACTGTTCGCCGCCGCCGAAGACGACATCGGCGATCTGGACGGACAGCTCCGCGACGGCGAGTTCGACGACCTCCACGAGTGGCTCACGGACAACGTCCACAGCCACGGCGCACGCTACGAGACCGACGACCTCATCGAGGAAGCGACCGGCGAGCCCTTCACCGCCGACTACTTCCTCGAATACGCCGAGTCGAAGTACCGTGACCTGTACGACTGCTATAGTAACAATTGA
- a CDS encoding RidA family protein, giving the protein MERETVDSGTEWEAEVGYSRAVRVGDRIEVSGTTATDEAGGVVGVGDPYAQAAKAIENIETALETAGAGLEDVVRTRMFVTEIENYEAVGRAHREAFGDVRPATSMYEIERLVDPDLLVEVEAVAISE; this is encoded by the coding sequence ATGGAACGCGAGACCGTCGATAGCGGCACTGAGTGGGAAGCCGAAGTGGGCTACTCTCGCGCCGTTCGCGTCGGCGACCGAATCGAGGTGTCGGGGACGACCGCCACCGACGAGGCGGGCGGGGTCGTCGGCGTCGGCGATCCGTACGCACAGGCAGCGAAGGCGATCGAGAACATCGAGACGGCGCTGGAGACCGCCGGAGCGGGGCTCGAAGACGTGGTCAGGACGCGCATGTTCGTCACGGAGATCGAGAACTACGAGGCCGTCGGTCGTGCCCACCGCGAGGCGTTCGGCGACGTGCGGCCGGCGACGAGCATGTACGAGATCGAGCGCCTCGTCGATCCGGACCTGCTCGTCGAGGTCGAAGCGGTCGCGATCAGCGAGTGA